A window of the Arcobacter sp. F155 genome harbors these coding sequences:
- a CDS encoding DUF2971 domain-containing protein, translated as MKPEVLYKYREDSIRTEEIIKNQKIWLSSPAKLNDPLECRIGEIPAKWEEETIRTLEKAQLMGVLMQHHSLRPPKCLFSLSEKETKRWIKRFTKMDHSKKVKAMRKLYSDHGIILSRPENIIKDMRDRISNVGIFSLSEDHSNELMWAHYGANHEGIALGFSTLSDCKLSNQRHCLPVIYSPVKPTFKAGFKNEVQIMAPGSGQANIQRVSFEDEVFRSTISTKTPVWNYEKEWRYVEENYGLFDFPGILTQVVFGSQMKQERKNYYKKLVSENISNHVDFYEIVESKGLSTYIITKI; from the coding sequence TTGAAGCCTGAAGTACTTTATAAATATCGTGAGGACTCCATACGTACTGAAGAAATAATTAAAAATCAGAAAATCTGGTTATCTTCTCCAGCTAAGTTAAATGATCCACTAGAGTGTAGAATTGGAGAAATTCCAGCTAAATGGGAAGAAGAAACTATTCGTACGCTTGAAAAGGCTCAGTTAATGGGTGTGTTAATGCAACATCACTCACTTAGACCACCTAAGTGTTTATTTTCACTTAGTGAGAAAGAAACTAAGCGATGGATTAAACGCTTTACTAAAATGGATCATTCAAAAAAAGTTAAAGCAATGAGAAAACTATACTCTGACCATGGAATAATACTGTCAAGACCAGAGAATATTATTAAAGATATGCGAGACCGTATATCTAATGTTGGTATTTTTAGTTTGAGTGAAGACCATTCAAATGAATTAATGTGGGCTCATTATGGGGCAAATCATGAAGGTATTGCTCTAGGATTTAGTACTTTAAGTGACTGTAAACTTTCAAATCAAAGGCATTGTTTACCCGTTATTTACTCTCCCGTAAAGCCAACATTTAAAGCAGGCTTTAAAAATGAGGTACAAATTATGGCACCAGGTTCTGGACAGGCAAATATACAACGTGTCTCATTTGAAGATGAAGTATTTCGTTCCACTATCAGTACAAAAACACCAGTATGGAACTATGAAAAAGAATGGAGATATGTTGAAGAAAATTATGGGCTATTTGATTTTCCTGGCATATTAACTCAAGTAGTTTTTGGTTCACAAATGAAACAAGAGAGAAAAAATTACTACAAAAAGCTAGTTTCAGAAAATATAAGTAATCATGTTGACTTTTATGAGATTGTAGAGAGTAAAGGTTTAAGTACATACATAATTACCAAAATCTAA
- a CDS encoding endonuclease I family protein, producing MFSYNREHVIPAENFGRQFTCWREGNEACVKKSGKEYKGRRCCTKVNKQYRLMQADMHNLVPAIGELNADRSNFRYGFIDGEKRFYGETIDFEVDFKRRVAEPADNIKGNIARTYFYFEKQYGMKISKKDKKLFIAWDKLDPVNNWERKRNNLISKYQGNKNPFVK from the coding sequence ATATTTTCGTATAATAGGGAACACGTAATTCCTGCTGAAAACTTTGGAAGACAATTTACTTGCTGGAGAGAGGGAAATGAAGCTTGTGTTAAAAAGAGTGGTAAAGAGTACAAAGGAAGAAGATGTTGTACAAAAGTAAATAAACAATATCGATTGATGCAAGCAGATATGCATAATTTAGTTCCAGCAATTGGGGAATTAAATGCAGATAGATCAAACTTTAGATATGGCTTCATTGATGGAGAAAAAAGATTTTATGGTGAGACAATTGATTTTGAAGTAGATTTTAAAAGAAGAGTTGCAGAACCAGCAGATAATATAAAAGGAAATATTGCTAGAACATATTTTTATTTTGAAAAGCAGTATGGAATGAAAATTTCTAAAAAAGATAAAAAACTATTTATAGCTTGGGATAAACTTGACCCAGTAAATAATTGGGAAAGAAAAAGAAATAATCTTATTTCTAAATATCAAGGTAATAAAAATCCCTTTGTAAAATAA
- a CDS encoding ABC transporter ATP-binding protein, producing MQEINLKYLFKLLLENKKALILGQVVTIIAIAISVPIPLMLPALVDEVLLNKPDFFLNTINSNIGAGNAFYYIAIVTIAVILLRFLHFIFNVITTKIFTKISKYITFEIRKKAIKHLEKVCMNEYEGLGSGSIAANLVTDVNTLDDFIIKGASKFVASVLTLIAVSIVMIAIHPVLGLMILLIQPIIMLISKKIAKKVGVLKKEENQAIEEFQNDIGETLELFGQIKASNKENYFFENSITKANNIKNTSNEYNYKSVAYERFSFTVFLASFEILRASGLLMVAYSDLSIGMMFAMFGYIWFIMTPVQDILSMQYSYTTASAAMKRINKIFTLKKEHTGKEVLEKDANIHIKIENLNFSYNKDKKTLQDISFEIKPKDKIALIGASGSGKTTLSQIIAGFYEKDSGDIKYNGISSDNIDKKSLRESIFLVLQMPILFNNTLRFNITMGNENISEEMIFKALEVAQLKHTVLSMQNGLDTIVGRHGIRLSGGQRQRLSIARMIIANPSVVIFDESTSALDVHTEAKLFNDLKEFLKDKTVITIAHRLSTVKNANKIYVLNDGELVQSGTHDELEEEEGHYLDFVKKQLI from the coding sequence ATGCAAGAAATAAATCTAAAATACCTTTTTAAACTACTACTTGAAAACAAGAAAGCACTTATTCTTGGTCAAGTAGTAACAATCATTGCTATTGCTATTAGTGTTCCTATTCCATTAATGCTACCTGCTTTAGTAGATGAAGTACTTTTAAATAAGCCGGACTTTTTTTTAAATACAATCAACTCTAATATTGGAGCTGGAAATGCCTTTTATTATATTGCTATTGTAACTATAGCCGTTATACTATTAAGGTTTTTACACTTTATTTTTAATGTCATTACAACTAAAATCTTTACTAAAATCTCAAAATACATAACCTTTGAAATAAGAAAAAAAGCGATTAAACATCTTGAAAAAGTATGCATGAATGAGTATGAAGGCTTAGGAAGTGGTTCTATTGCAGCAAACTTAGTAACTGATGTAAATACTTTAGATGACTTTATTATAAAAGGAGCTAGTAAATTTGTAGCTTCAGTTTTAACACTTATTGCTGTATCTATTGTAATGATAGCTATTCATCCGGTATTAGGATTGATGATTTTGTTAATTCAACCAATCATAATGCTTATTTCAAAGAAAATAGCGAAAAAAGTTGGTGTTCTAAAAAAAGAAGAGAACCAAGCAATTGAAGAGTTTCAAAATGATATTGGAGAAACCCTAGAACTATTTGGACAAATAAAAGCAAGCAATAAAGAAAACTACTTTTTTGAAAACTCAATAACAAAAGCTAACAATATAAAAAATACTTCAAATGAATATAACTATAAAAGTGTTGCTTATGAAAGATTTTCATTTACTGTTTTTTTAGCCTCTTTTGAAATCCTTAGAGCCTCAGGACTACTTATGGTTGCATATAGTGACCTTAGTATTGGTATGATGTTTGCAATGTTTGGATATATCTGGTTTATTATGACACCAGTTCAAGATATTCTTTCAATGCAGTACTCATATACTACTGCAAGTGCTGCTATGAAAAGAATAAATAAAATATTTACTCTAAAAAAAGAACACACAGGAAAAGAAGTATTAGAAAAAGATGCAAATATACATATAAAAATAGAAAATCTAAACTTTTCATATAATAAAGATAAAAAAACTTTACAAGATATCTCTTTTGAAATTAAACCTAAAGACAAAATAGCCCTTATTGGTGCAAGTGGAAGTGGTAAAACTACCTTAAGTCAGATTATTGCTGGTTTTTACGAAAAAGACTCTGGAGATATAAAATACAATGGTATTAGTAGTGATAACATTGACAAAAAATCGTTACGAGAGTCTATATTCTTAGTTTTACAAATGCCCATACTATTTAATAACACCCTTAGATTTAATATAACAATGGGAAATGAAAACATTAGTGAAGAGATGATTTTTAAAGCTTTAGAAGTAGCCCAATTAAAACATACTGTTTTAAGTATGCAAAATGGTTTAGATACTATTGTTGGAAGACATGGTATTAGACTTAGTGGAGGACAAAGACAAAGGCTATCTATTGCTAGAATGATTATTGCAAACCCTAGCGTAGTTATTTTTGATGAATCTACCTCTGCACTTGATGTACATACAGAAGCAAAACTATTTAATGATTTAAAAGAATTTTTAAAAGATAAAACTGTTATAACAATTGCCCATAGATTAAGTACTGTAAAAAATGCAAATAAAATCTATGTTTTAAATGATGGAGAACTAGTTCAAAGTGGAACCCATGATGAACTAGAAGAGGAAGAAGGTCATTATTTAGATTTTGTAAAAAAACAATTAATATAA
- a CDS encoding DUF1104 domain-containing protein: MRKHLSILIIALFATFAHAENFSEMSTQELISIMGYVDNKNKKKFENELRSRISTMTPKEKTMYQKNLKKMKR; the protein is encoded by the coding sequence ATGAGAAAACACTTAAGTATTTTAATTATTGCACTTTTCGCTACATTTGCACATGCAGAGAACTTTTCTGAGATGAGTACTCAAGAACTTATTTCAATCATGGGTTATGTTGATAATAAAAATAAAAAGAAATTTGAAAATGAATTAAGAAGTAGAATTTCAACTATGACTCCCAAAGAAAAAACTATGTATCAAAAGAACTTAAAAAAGATGAAAAGATAA
- a CDS encoding response regulator transcription factor gives MKTKLLLLEDDLTLSETIVEYFEEQGFNVVPAYDGDEANELIYEQNFDLFLLDVNVPSMNGFELLKQVRSEGNKTPAIFITSLNSMDSLEEGFESGCDDYIRKPFELKELLLRVQTIIKREYSQKQELLDITENVKFNTQTNELLKDNEIIPLNFKELRLLKFFLQNSDELLIHERILENVWDYDEEPSDNSLRTYIKNLRKIVGKDKIVSLKKLGYRFNSK, from the coding sequence ATGAAAACTAAACTATTACTTCTTGAAGATGACTTAACACTTAGCGAGACTATAGTTGAGTATTTTGAAGAGCAGGGTTTTAATGTAGTGCCTGCTTATGATGGTGATGAAGCAAATGAACTTATCTATGAGCAAAACTTTGATCTTTTCTTACTTGATGTAAATGTTCCTTCAATGAACGGCTTTGAACTTTTAAAGCAAGTTCGAAGTGAAGGAAATAAAACACCAGCAATATTTATTACATCTTTAAACTCTATGGACTCATTAGAAGAAGGTTTTGAAAGTGGTTGTGATGATTATATTAGAAAGCCTTTTGAATTAAAAGAATTGCTATTGAGGGTTCAAACAATTATAAAAAGAGAGTATTCTCAAAAACAAGAGTTACTTGATATTACTGAAAATGTAAAGTTTAATACTCAAACAAATGAATTACTTAAAGACAATGAAATTATTCCTTTAAATTTTAAAGAGCTTAGATTACTAAAGTTCTTTTTACAAAATAGTGATGAACTACTTATTCATGAACGAATACTTGAGAATGTTTGGGATTATGATGAGGAACCAAGTGATAACTCACTTCGAACATATATTAAAAACTTACGAAAAATAGTAGGAAAAGATAAAATTGTTAGTCTTAAAAAGCTTGGATATAGATTTAACTCAAAGTGA
- a CDS encoding HAMP domain-containing sensor histidine kinase — protein sequence MQDYSSELIFRLKDLHINFDKYKFYPRDENFNSAIYDSDRKLIFSTLESQNVDFNSEVYTTDSKIHFVEQPESYYLGAKYVVLEIKDDLLWFENLKKEIALFILIAFAFMVFFGYFLLKLFLKPMRDALHLLDRFIKDTTHELNTPVSAVITNVEMIDIESLDEKLARKIKRIDTGAKTISNIYEDLTYLTLNNKIISQDENINLSKIVRQRVDYFKTLADVKKIEIRTSIKEDIFIFCDNKKISKLIDNLLSNAIKYNKVKGQIKVSLQENSLIIEDSGKGMSQTQVEQLFERYTRFDKSVGGFGIGLNIVSMIAKEYNLKINVQSQEKIGTKMEVTWQK from the coding sequence ATGCAAGATTATTCTAGTGAATTAATATTTAGATTAAAAGATTTACATATCAACTTTGATAAATATAAGTTTTATCCAAGGGATGAAAATTTTAATTCTGCTATTTATGATAGTGATAGAAAACTTATTTTCTCAACTTTAGAGTCTCAAAATGTAGATTTTAATAGTGAAGTTTATACAACTGATTCTAAAATACACTTTGTTGAGCAACCTGAATCATACTATTTAGGAGCAAAATATGTGGTCTTAGAAATCAAAGATGATTTACTTTGGTTTGAGAACTTAAAAAAAGAGATTGCACTATTTATTTTAATAGCTTTCGCTTTTATGGTTTTTTTTGGGTATTTTTTATTAAAGCTATTTTTAAAACCAATGAGAGATGCATTACACTTGCTTGATAGATTTATCAAAGATACAACCCATGAATTAAATACTCCTGTTTCTGCTGTAATTACAAATGTAGAGATGATAGATATTGAATCTTTAGATGAAAAGTTAGCTAGAAAAATAAAAAGAATAGATACAGGAGCTAAAACTATTTCTAATATCTATGAAGACTTAACCTATCTTACATTAAATAATAAAATCATTTCTCAAGATGAGAATATAAATCTTTCAAAAATAGTAAGACAAAGGGTTGATTATTTTAAAACCCTTGCTGATGTTAAAAAAATAGAGATAAGAACTTCTATAAAAGAAGATATATTTATTTTTTGTGATAATAAAAAAATATCAAAACTAATAGATAATCTTCTTTCAAATGCAATAAAATATAATAAGGTAAAAGGGCAAATAAAAGTCTCTTTACAAGAGAATAGCTTAATAATTGAAGATAGTGGAAAAGGAATGAGCCAAACTCAAGTTGAGCAACTATTTGAGAGGTATACACGATTTGATAAGAGTGTAGGGGGCTTTGGAATAGGCTTAAATATTGTCTCAATGATAGCAAAAGAGTATAATCTTAAAATAAATGTTCAATCTCAAGAGAAAATTGGAACAAAAATGGAAGTAACATGGCAAAAATAG
- a CDS encoding c-type cytochrome: MKTTKILMSLAVIAGTSLFASDGAKIYNSCAGCHGANAEKAALGKSAVIKGWDVEKTVAALKGYKDGSYGGPMKGVMKGQVTRLSDADIKAVAEHISSLK; this comes from the coding sequence ATGAAAACTACAAAAATCTTAATGAGCTTAGCAGTAATCGCAGGAACATCTTTATTTGCAAGTGATGGAGCTAAAATTTATAATTCATGTGCAGGGTGTCATGGTGCAAATGCTGAAAAAGCAGCTTTAGGAAAATCTGCTGTTATTAAAGGTTGGGATGTAGAAAAAACTGTCGCAGCTTTAAAAGGATACAAAGATGGTTCTTATGGAGGACCAATGAAAGGTGTAATGAAAGGTCAAGTGACAAGACTTTCAGACGCAGATATTAAAGCAGTTGCTGAACATATCAGTAGCTTAAAATAG
- a CDS encoding glycine zipper 2TM domain-containing protein, with amino-acid sequence MKKLVLATTLLVSSLFAGGDRFHDFAKVRYSEPVYEYVYEQEPQRQCDKVRKRVRHYDQGSHVRNDSLGIDTLVGVAAGAVLGSQVGKGNGRVAAQIVGGLLGGKVAHEIRNNYNSSSNADYRYVTRTECYDTYKNVERKVITGYKNYFVYNGVEHYKVTKRPKKRIRITHSISF; translated from the coding sequence ATGAAAAAGTTAGTATTAGCAACAACACTTTTAGTAAGTTCACTTTTTGCAGGAGGTGATAGATTTCATGATTTTGCAAAAGTAAGATATTCTGAACCAGTTTATGAGTATGTATATGAACAAGAGCCTCAAAGACAATGTGATAAGGTAAGAAAAAGAGTTAGACATTATGACCAAGGTTCACATGTAAGAAATGATAGTCTGGGAATTGATACATTAGTTGGTGTAGCAGCTGGGGCAGTTCTAGGAAGTCAAGTTGGAAAAGGTAATGGTAGAGTAGCAGCTCAAATAGTTGGTGGTCTTCTAGGTGGTAAAGTTGCCCATGAGATTAGAAATAACTATAACTCTTCATCTAATGCAGATTATAGATATGTAACAAGAACAGAATGCTATGATACTTATAAAAATGTTGAAAGAAAAGTTATAACTGGATACAAAAACTACTTTGTTTACAATGGTGTAGAACACTATAAAGTTACAAAAAGACCTAAAAAAAGAATTAGAATCACTCACTCAATAAGTTTTTAA
- a CDS encoding flagellin, with product MQINNVQLDQSPYLNLNQSLNKISSGKEINSAADDASSLSISDKLRTEASGLTQSIDNVNSGLASLQIADKSISEQSNILDTVKEKLLQASTDTTSQQGRDQILTEIKDLLQNFDDIASSTNYNEQTLLQNASEDKAASQSQQFQVGTSSEDIIETDSIQSNTVGVGLESLVNQDPSSFDASTARAYLGDVDEALTKLNDYRGDLGSVQNQLQSSGRNLFTQVTSTREAGSTIADLDYSKEISDFNKQNILAQIGAYGAAQSSNINQNIVTRLLT from the coding sequence ATGCAAATCAATAATGTACAACTTGACCAATCGCCTTATTTAAATTTAAATCAGTCACTAAATAAAATCTCTTCAGGAAAAGAGATTAATAGTGCTGCAGATGATGCTTCCTCTCTATCAATATCTGATAAACTAAGAACAGAAGCAAGTGGACTAACTCAATCTATTGATAATGTAAATAGTGGTTTAGCTTCACTTCAAATTGCTGATAAATCTATTAGTGAGCAATCTAATATTTTAGATACAGTAAAAGAGAAACTATTACAAGCATCTACTGATACTACTTCTCAACAAGGAAGAGATCAAATATTAACAGAAATCAAAGACTTGTTACAAAACTTTGATGATATTGCTTCTAGCACTAATTATAACGAGCAAACTTTGTTACAAAATGCTAGTGAAGACAAAGCAGCAAGTCAAAGTCAACAGTTTCAAGTAGGAACATCTTCTGAAGATATAATTGAAACAGACTCTATTCAATCAAATACAGTAGGAGTTGGCTTAGAAAGTTTAGTTAATCAAGACCCTTCTTCTTTTGATGCAAGTACTGCAAGAGCTTACTTAGGGGATGTAGATGAAGCATTAACTAAATTAAATGATTATAGAGGAGATTTAGGTTCTGTTCAAAATCAGCTTCAAAGTTCAGGAAGAAACTTATTTACACAAGTTACATCTACAAGAGAAGCGGGTTCAACAATTGCTGATTTAGATTATTCTAAAGAGATAAGTGATTTTAACAAACAAAATATTTTAGCTCAAATAGGAGCTTATGGGGCAGCTCAATCAAGCAATATAAATCAAAATATTGTTACTAGATTACTTACATAA
- a CDS encoding ATP-binding protein: MSYITSIRKNTFLFLLTIGIINTVLAIIVFLYIQNKQNELLYYSKIDIAKTEFKETNKKINSEITHYKLVLNTIKDNKDLKRFLNGEKNIIKYLSEDLSDFVKANGNIFQLRFINKDGNEIIRIDKENGIIKIAEKLQNKAKRYYFKKTMNLKEGEFYISNFDLNIEHGKIEVPFKPTIRISTPIYRNNSFEGIIIINFLANDLIDSIKDKESFDVYFMDNKNNFLLHPDENKSWSTQRGTNYKVKEEIPNIYKLIENENTKVSDKKLLYYINSIDITDNKFYIIYSIKEQLYDAYIEEATRNIILFFVVIFLFSIPFVFIGAYFQSIRMEILDRLINNIPFPICLKDKNGVFLLVNESLIKLYGCTSKKQLIGKKSYEFTHRSLPYTSKEKDNDVLKKQKIKFVDTITLKNNKKLYYDTRIIKISFFGLFNKTYILGIAIDITAMKTLNEQLQKKVDEELEKRLEAERILAQKAKLAEMGNMIDNIIHQWKQPLSIIKVTSQALEMNLEMKNLSEEQREYYIKTIIENVDFMSDTANDFRSFLSPDKIKSEFTIKDCTNKILKILFLRFRKQKVEVINNVEEDIRIYGYKSELCQVLLNIFNNALDEFNEKNKTEDSSIKISTYKKEGLIVIEIEDTAGGIKEEYINKIFEDRFTTRSKEGTGIGLTISKRIIQESFNGTIKVENKNKGACFIIKLPQEVNTLEN; the protein is encoded by the coding sequence ATGTCTTATATTACTTCTATTAGAAAAAACACTTTTCTTTTTTTACTTACTATAGGTATTATTAACACAGTTTTAGCAATCATCGTATTTTTATATATTCAAAACAAGCAAAATGAATTGCTTTATTACTCAAAAATAGATATTGCAAAAACTGAATTTAAAGAAACTAATAAAAAAATAAACTCTGAAATAACCCATTACAAGTTAGTTTTAAACACTATAAAGGACAATAAAGACTTAAAAAGATTTCTAAATGGTGAAAAAAACATCATAAAATATTTAAGTGAAGACCTAAGTGATTTCGTTAAAGCAAATGGAAATATCTTTCAATTAAGATTTATCAATAAAGATGGAAATGAAATAATTAGAATTGATAAAGAGAATGGGATTATAAAAATTGCTGAGAAATTACAGAACAAAGCTAAAAGATACTACTTTAAAAAAACTATGAATCTAAAGGAAGGAGAGTTCTATATCTCTAATTTTGATTTAAATATAGAACATGGGAAAATAGAGGTTCCTTTTAAACCTACAATTAGAATTTCTACACCAATATACAGAAATAACTCCTTTGAGGGAATTATTATTATAAATTTTTTAGCAAATGATTTAATTGATAGTATTAAAGACAAAGAATCCTTTGATGTTTACTTCATGGACAATAAAAACAATTTTCTATTACACCCAGATGAAAACAAAAGTTGGAGTACACAAAGAGGAACTAATTATAAAGTAAAAGAGGAAATACCAAATATATATAAACTAATAGAAAATGAAAATACTAAGGTTTCAGATAAAAAACTGCTTTATTATATAAACTCTATTGATATAACGGATAATAAGTTTTATATAATCTATTCTATAAAAGAGCAATTATATGATGCCTATATAGAAGAAGCAACTAGAAATATAATTCTTTTCTTTGTTGTAATCTTTTTATTTTCAATTCCTTTTGTTTTCATAGGAGCATATTTCCAATCAATAAGAATGGAAATACTTGATAGATTAATTAATAATATCCCCTTCCCTATCTGTTTAAAAGATAAAAATGGAGTATTTTTATTAGTAAATGAGTCATTAATTAAACTATATGGATGTACTTCAAAAAAACAACTTATTGGTAAAAAATCTTATGAGTTTACCCATAGAAGTCTTCCTTATACATCAAAAGAGAAAGATAATGATGTTTTAAAAAAACAAAAAATAAAATTTGTAGATACAATAACACTTAAAAACAATAAAAAACTTTACTATGATACAAGAATTATAAAAATCTCTTTCTTTGGACTTTTTAATAAAACATATATTTTAGGTATAGCCATTGATATCACTGCAATGAAAACTCTTAATGAACAACTACAGAAAAAAGTAGATGAAGAATTAGAAAAAAGATTAGAAGCTGAAAGAATATTAGCACAAAAAGCTAAACTTGCAGAAATGGGAAATATGATTGATAATATAATTCATCAGTGGAAACAGCCACTAAGTATTATTAAAGTTACTTCACAAGCCCTTGAAATGAATCTAGAGATGAAAAATCTATCAGAAGAACAAAGAGAATACTATATTAAAACTATTATAGAAAATGTAGACTTTATGAGTGATACGGCAAATGATTTTAGATCTTTTTTATCTCCCGATAAGATTAAAAGTGAATTTACTATAAAAGACTGTACTAATAAGATTTTAAAAATCCTATTCTTACGCTTTAGAAAACAAAAAGTTGAAGTAATAAACAATGTTGAAGAAGATATTAGAATTTATGGATACAAAAGTGAATTATGCCAAGTGCTTTTAAATATTTTCAATAATGCCCTTGATGAATTTAATGAAAAAAATAAAACAGAAGATAGCAGTATTAAAATAAGTACTTATAAAAAAGAAGGTTTAATAGTTATAGAAATTGAAGATACAGCTGGTGGAATCAAAGAAGAATATATAAATAAAATATTTGAAGATAGATTTACAACAAGAAGTAAAGAAGGAACAGGTATTGGATTGACAATATCAAAGAGAATTATTCAAGAAAGTTTCAACGGTACAATCAAAGTCGAAAATAAAAATAAAGGAGCATGTTTCATCATAAAGCTTCCCCAAGAAGTCAACACTCTAGAAAACTAA
- a CDS encoding HU family DNA-binding protein: protein MNKAEFIDAVAAKAGLSKKDAKGAVDAVLETVTETLVKRESVSFIGFGTFTTADRAERTAKVPGTDKTVKVPATTVAKFKVGKALKEAVAK, encoded by the coding sequence ATGAACAAAGCTGAATTTATTGATGCAGTTGCTGCAAAAGCTGGTCTTTCTAAGAAAGATGCGAAGGGTGCTGTTGATGCAGTATTAGAAACTGTTACAGAAACTTTAGTAAAAAGAGAATCTGTTAGTTTTATTGGATTTGGAACATTTACAACAGCTGATAGAGCTGAAAGAACTGCAAAAGTTCCTGGAACAGACAAAACTGTTAAAGTTCCTGCAACAACTGTAGCAAAATTCAAAGTTGGTAAAGCTTTAAAAGAAGCTGTAGCTAAGTAA
- a CDS encoding class II aldolase and adducin N-terminal domain-containing protein, whose protein sequence is MIDPNTVKLLSDLSLTMFRKNFFGIYHGAISSKVDHNTFIINTSDAIFDEMTEKSLCKLNMNKRDYRWNVASIESEIHATIYNNIHEAKYIAFGMPIYTTAYTFEHDEIIFDDYFGKTEFSKIKVYDPGDFDSWYDRNALEITKYLKESQEHIIVIKGVGTYVYDRDINNLVKRIAILENSCRLLSIKSTYK, encoded by the coding sequence ATGATAGACCCAAATACAGTTAAACTTTTAAGTGACTTATCTTTAACAATGTTTAGAAAAAATTTCTTTGGTATCTATCATGGTGCAATATCTTCAAAAGTAGACCATAATACATTTATTATTAATACTTCTGATGCAATCTTTGATGAAATGACAGAAAAATCATTATGTAAGCTTAATATGAATAAAAGAGATTATAGATGGAATGTTGCTAGTATTGAATCAGAAATTCATGCAACTATATATAATAATATACATGAAGCAAAATATATTGCATTTGGAATGCCAATCTATACGACTGCTTATACCTTTGAACATGATGAGATTATTTTTGATGATTATTTTGGGAAAACAGAATTTTCTAAGATAAAAGTATATGACCCTGGAGATTTTGATTCATGGTATGATAGAAATGCTCTAGAGATAACAAAATACTTAAAAGAGTCACAAGAACATATAATTGTTATTAAAGGTGTTGGTACATACGTTTATGACAGGGATATCAATAATCTTGTAAAAAGAATCGCAATTCTAGAGAATTCTTGTCGACTTTTAAGTATAAAATCAACATATAAATAA